One stretch of Macaca nemestrina isolate mMacNem1 chromosome 17, mMacNem.hap1, whole genome shotgun sequence DNA includes these proteins:
- the LOC105473827 gene encoding trafficking protein particle complex subunit 1: protein MTVHNLYLFDRNGVCLHYSEWHRKKQAGIPKEEEYKLMYGMLFSIRSFVSKMSPLDMKDGFLAFQTSRYKLHYYETPTGIKVVMNTDLGVGPIRDVLHHIYSALYVELVVKNPLCPLGQTVQSELFRSRLDSYVRSLPFFSARAG from the exons ATGACTGTCCACAACCTGTACCTGTTTGACCGGAATGGAGTGTGTCTGCACTACAGCGAATGGCACCGCAAGAAGCAAGCAGGGATTCCCAAGGAGGAG GAGTATAAGCTGATGTACGGGATGCTCTTCTCTATCCGCTCGTTTGTCAGCAAGATGTCCCCGCTAGACAT GAAGGATGGCTTCCTGGCCTTCCAAACTAGCCGTTACAAACTCCATTACTACGAGACGCCCACTGGGATCAAAGTTGTCATGAATACTGACTTGGGCGTGGGACCCATCCGAGATGTGCTGCATCACATCTACAGTGCG CTGTATGTGGAGCTGGTGGTGAAGAATCCCCTGTGCCCGCTGGGTCAAACTGTGCAAAGTGAGCTCTTCCGCTCCCGACTGGACTCCTATGTTCGCTCTCTGCCCTTCTTCTCCGCCCGGGCTGGCTGA
- the LOC105473835 gene encoding centrobin isoform X1 — translation MATSADSPSSPLGAEDLLSDSSEPPGLNQVSSEVTSQLYASLRLSRQAEARAQLYLPTTSPPHEGLDGLAQELSRSLSVGLENNLKKKDGSKHIFEMESVRGQLQTMLQTSRDTAYRDPLIPGAGSERREEDSFDSDSTATLLNTRPLQDLSPSSSAQALEELFPRYTSLRPGPPLNPPDCQGLRDALDSEHTRRKHCERHIQSLQTRVLELQQQLAVAVAADRKKDTMIEQLDKTLARVVEGWNRHEAERTEVLRGLQEERQAAELTRSKQQETVTRLEQSLSEAMEALNREQESARLQQRERETLEEERQALTLSLEAEQQRCCALQEERDAARAGQLSEHCELETLRAAIEEERQTWAQQEHQLKEHYQALQEENQAQLEREKEKSQREAQAAWEAQHQLALVQSEVRRLEGELDTARRERDALQLEMSLVQARYESQRIQLESELAVQLEQRVTERLAQAQESSLRQAASLREHHRKQLQDLSGQHQQELASQLAQFKVEMAEREERQQQVAEDYELRLAREQARVRELQNGNQQLEEQRVELVERLQAMLQAHWDEANQLLSTTLPPPNPSAPPAGPSSPGPQEPEKEERRVWTMPPVAVALKPVLQQSREARDELPGAPPVLCSSSSDLSLLLGPSFQSQHSFQPLEPKPDLTPSTAGAFSALGAFHPDHRAERPFPEEDPGPDGEGLLKQGLPPAQLEGLKNFLHQLLETVSQNNENPAVDLLPPKSGPLTVPSWEEAPQVPRIPPPVHKTKVPLAMASSLFRVQELPSSHSQGSGPSSGSPERGGDGLAFPRQLMEVSQLLRLYQARGWGALPAEDLLLYLKRLEHSGTDGQGDNVPRRNIESRLGEIPRKEIPSQSVPRRLATAPKTEKPPARKKSGHHAPSSMRSRGGVWR, via the exons ATGGCAACATCAGCTGACAGCCCCAGTTCACCCCTCGGGGCGGAGGATCTCCTGAGTGATTCCTCAGAACCCCCTGGGCTCAACCAAGTGTCGTCTGAAGTGACCTCCCAGCTCTATGCTTCTTTGCGCCTCAGCCGGCAGGCGGAGGCCCGAGCCCAACTGTATTTACCCACCACCTCCCCGCCTCATGAAGGGTTAGACGGCTTAGCCCAAGAATTGAGTCGAAGCTTGTCAGTCGGATTGGAAAACAACTTGAAGAAAAAG GATGGTTCTAAGCATATCTTTGAGATGGAAAGTGTTCGGGGTCAGCTCCAGACCATGCTCCAAACCTCACGTGATACAGCCTATC GGGATCCCCTCATTCCTGGCGCTGGCTCAGAGAGACGGGAAGAGGACTCCTTTGACAGTGATAGCACAGCCACCTTGCTCAA CACCCGGCCCCTGCAAGACTTGTCTCCATCTAGCTCAGCCCAAGCCCTGGAGGAGCTGTTTCCCCGTTACACCAGCCTTCGGCCAGGGCCTCCACTCAATCCCCCAGATTGTCAGGGGCTGAGAGATGCATTGGATTCAGAGCATACCCGCCGCAAG CATTGTGAGCGCCATATTCAGAGCCTGCAGACCCGAGTGTTAGAGCTACAGCAACAATTAGCCGTGGCTGTGGCTGCTGACCGCAAGAAAGATACCATGATTGAGCAACTAGACAAG ACCCTGGCCCGTGTGGTGGAAGGCTGGAACCGGCATGAGGCTGAGCGGACAGAGGTTCTCAGGGGACTTCAAGAGGAACGCCAGGCAGCAGAGCTCACCAGAAGCaagcagcaggag ACAGTAACCCGCCTGGAACAAAGCCTTTCTGAGGCCATGGAGGCCCTGAATCGTGAGCAGGAAAGTGCCAGACTGCAGCAACGGGAAAGAGAGACATTG GAGGAGGAAAGGCAAGCTCTGACCCTGAGCTTGGAGGCAGAACAGCAGCGGTGCTGTGCCCTGCAGGAAGAGCGGGATGCAGCTCGggctgggcaactgagtgagcaTTGTGAGTTAGAGACTCTTCGGGCTGCCATAGAAGAAGAACGGCAGACCTGGGCCCAGCAAGAGCACCAGCTTAAGGAACACTACCAGGCGCTGCAGGAGGAGAACCAGGCTCAGTTGGAAAGGGAGAAG GAGAAGAGCCAGAGGGAAGCCCAGGCCGCCTGGGAGGCCCAGCACCAGTTGGCGCTGGTGCAGTCTGAGGTGCGGCGGCTGGAAGGAGAGCTGGATACAGCTCGGAGAGAGAGAGACGCCCTGCAGCTGGAAATGAGCTTGGTGCAG GCCCGGTATGAAAGCCAGCGGATCCAGCTGGAGTCAGAGCTGGCTGTGCAGCTGGAGCAGCGGGTGACAGAGCGGCTGGCGCAGGCTCAGGAGAGCAGCCTACGGCAAGCAGCCTCCCTCAGGGAACATCACAG GAAGCAGCTGCAGGACCTGAGTGGACAGCACCAGCAGGAGCTGGCCAGTCAGCTAGCTCAGTTCAAGGTGGAAATGGCAGAGCGAGAGGAGCGACAACAGCAGGTGGCTGAGGACTACGAGCTCAG aCTGGCCCGGGAGCAAGCGCGAGTGCGCGAACTGCAGAATGGGAACCAGCAGCTGGAGGAGCAGCGGGTGGAGCTGGTGGAAAGACTGCAGGCCATGCTGCAGGCCCACTGGGATGAGGCCAACCAGCTGCTCAGCACTACTCTCCCACCGCCCAACCCTTCA GCTCCTCCTGCTGGACCCTCCAGCCCCGGGCCTCAGGAaccagagaaggaggagaggagggtctGGACTATGCCTCCTGTGGCTGTGGCCCTGAAGCCTGTATTGCAGCAGAGCCGGGAAGCAAGGGACGAGCTACCTGGAGCACCTCCTGTTCTTTGCAGTTCCTCCTCAGATCTTAGCCTCCTGTTGGGCCCCTCTTTTCAGAGCCAACATTCTTTCCAACCCCTGGAGCCCAAACCAGACCTCACTCCATCCACAG CTGGGGCCTTCTCTGCACTTGGGGCCTTCCATCCCGACCATAGGGCAGAAAGGCCATTCCCTGAGGAAGATCCTGGACCCGACGGGGAGGGCCTCCTAAAGCAAGGGCTGCCGCCTGCTCAGCTGGAGGGCCTCAAGAATTTTTTGCACCAG TTGCTGGAGACAGTGTCCCAGAACAATGAGAACCCTGCTGTCGATCTGTTGCCCCCTAAGTCTG GTCCTCTGACTGTCCCATCTTGGGAGGAAGCCCCTCAAGTGCCACGTATTCCACCCCCTGTCCACAAAACCAAAGTTCCCTTAGCCATGGCATCCAGTCTTTTCCGGGTCCAGGAGCTTCCCTCCTCCCATTCACAAGGCAGTGGTCCCAGCAGTGGTTCCCCAGAGAGAG GTGGAGATGGGCTCGCATTCCCAAGGCAGCTGATGGAGGTGTCTCAATTGTTGCGACTCTACCAGGCTCGGGGCTGGGGGGCTCTGCCTGCTGAGGATCTCCTGCTCTACCTGAAGAGGCTGGAACACAGCGG GACTGATGGCCAAGGGGATAATGTCCCCAGAAGGAACATAGAATCCCGCTTGGGTGAGATCCCCCGAAAAGAG ATTCCCTCCCAATCTGTCCCTCGCCGCCTTGCTACAGCCCCCAAGACTGAAAAACCTCCCGCACGGAAGAAAAGTGGGCACCATGCCCCGAGTAGTATGAGGAGCCGGGGGGGAGTCTGGAGATGA
- the LOC105473835 gene encoding centrobin isoform X3, with protein MATSADSPSSPLGAEDLLSDSSEPPGLNQVSSEVTSQLYASLRLSRQAEARAQLYLPTTSPPHEGLDGLAQELSRSLSVGLENNLKKKDGSKHIFEMESVRGQLQTMLQTSRDTAYRDPLIPGAGSERREEDSFDSDSTATLLNTRPLQDLSPSSSAQALEELFPRYTSLRPGPPLNPPDCQGLRDALDSEHTRRKHCERHIQSLQTRVLELQQQLAVAVAADRKKDTMIEQLDKTLARVVEGWNRHEAERTEVLRGLQEERQAAELTRSKQQETVTRLEQSLSEAMEALNREQESARLQQRERETLEEERQALTLSLEAEQQRCCALQEERDAARAGQLSEHCELETLRAAIEEERQTWAQQEHQLKEHYQALQEENQAQLEREKEKSQREAQAAWEAQHQLALVQSEVRRLEGELDTARRERDALQLEMSLVQARYESQRIQLESELAVQLEQRVTERLAQAQESSLRQAASLREHHRKQLQDLSGQHQQELASQLAQFKVEMAEREERQQQVAEDYELRLAREQARVRELQNGNQQLEEQRVELVERLQAMLQAHWDEANQLLSTTLPPPNPSAPPAGPSSPGPQEPEKEERRVWTMPPVAVALKPVLQQSREARDELPGAPPVLCSSSSDLSLLLGPSFQSQHSFQPLEPKPDLTPSTAGAFSALGAFHPDHRAERPFPEEDPGPDGEGLLKQGLPPAQLEGLKNFLHQLLETVSQNNENPAVDLLPPKSGPLTVPSWEEAPQVPRIPPPVHKTKVPLAMASSLFRVQELPSSHSQGSGPSSGSPERGGDGLAFPRQLMEVSQLLRLYQARGWGALPAEDLLLYLKRLEHSGTDGQGDNVPRRNIESRLGEIPRKEE; from the exons ATGGCAACATCAGCTGACAGCCCCAGTTCACCCCTCGGGGCGGAGGATCTCCTGAGTGATTCCTCAGAACCCCCTGGGCTCAACCAAGTGTCGTCTGAAGTGACCTCCCAGCTCTATGCTTCTTTGCGCCTCAGCCGGCAGGCGGAGGCCCGAGCCCAACTGTATTTACCCACCACCTCCCCGCCTCATGAAGGGTTAGACGGCTTAGCCCAAGAATTGAGTCGAAGCTTGTCAGTCGGATTGGAAAACAACTTGAAGAAAAAG GATGGTTCTAAGCATATCTTTGAGATGGAAAGTGTTCGGGGTCAGCTCCAGACCATGCTCCAAACCTCACGTGATACAGCCTATC GGGATCCCCTCATTCCTGGCGCTGGCTCAGAGAGACGGGAAGAGGACTCCTTTGACAGTGATAGCACAGCCACCTTGCTCAA CACCCGGCCCCTGCAAGACTTGTCTCCATCTAGCTCAGCCCAAGCCCTGGAGGAGCTGTTTCCCCGTTACACCAGCCTTCGGCCAGGGCCTCCACTCAATCCCCCAGATTGTCAGGGGCTGAGAGATGCATTGGATTCAGAGCATACCCGCCGCAAG CATTGTGAGCGCCATATTCAGAGCCTGCAGACCCGAGTGTTAGAGCTACAGCAACAATTAGCCGTGGCTGTGGCTGCTGACCGCAAGAAAGATACCATGATTGAGCAACTAGACAAG ACCCTGGCCCGTGTGGTGGAAGGCTGGAACCGGCATGAGGCTGAGCGGACAGAGGTTCTCAGGGGACTTCAAGAGGAACGCCAGGCAGCAGAGCTCACCAGAAGCaagcagcaggag ACAGTAACCCGCCTGGAACAAAGCCTTTCTGAGGCCATGGAGGCCCTGAATCGTGAGCAGGAAAGTGCCAGACTGCAGCAACGGGAAAGAGAGACATTG GAGGAGGAAAGGCAAGCTCTGACCCTGAGCTTGGAGGCAGAACAGCAGCGGTGCTGTGCCCTGCAGGAAGAGCGGGATGCAGCTCGggctgggcaactgagtgagcaTTGTGAGTTAGAGACTCTTCGGGCTGCCATAGAAGAAGAACGGCAGACCTGGGCCCAGCAAGAGCACCAGCTTAAGGAACACTACCAGGCGCTGCAGGAGGAGAACCAGGCTCAGTTGGAAAGGGAGAAG GAGAAGAGCCAGAGGGAAGCCCAGGCCGCCTGGGAGGCCCAGCACCAGTTGGCGCTGGTGCAGTCTGAGGTGCGGCGGCTGGAAGGAGAGCTGGATACAGCTCGGAGAGAGAGAGACGCCCTGCAGCTGGAAATGAGCTTGGTGCAG GCCCGGTATGAAAGCCAGCGGATCCAGCTGGAGTCAGAGCTGGCTGTGCAGCTGGAGCAGCGGGTGACAGAGCGGCTGGCGCAGGCTCAGGAGAGCAGCCTACGGCAAGCAGCCTCCCTCAGGGAACATCACAG GAAGCAGCTGCAGGACCTGAGTGGACAGCACCAGCAGGAGCTGGCCAGTCAGCTAGCTCAGTTCAAGGTGGAAATGGCAGAGCGAGAGGAGCGACAACAGCAGGTGGCTGAGGACTACGAGCTCAG aCTGGCCCGGGAGCAAGCGCGAGTGCGCGAACTGCAGAATGGGAACCAGCAGCTGGAGGAGCAGCGGGTGGAGCTGGTGGAAAGACTGCAGGCCATGCTGCAGGCCCACTGGGATGAGGCCAACCAGCTGCTCAGCACTACTCTCCCACCGCCCAACCCTTCA GCTCCTCCTGCTGGACCCTCCAGCCCCGGGCCTCAGGAaccagagaaggaggagaggagggtctGGACTATGCCTCCTGTGGCTGTGGCCCTGAAGCCTGTATTGCAGCAGAGCCGGGAAGCAAGGGACGAGCTACCTGGAGCACCTCCTGTTCTTTGCAGTTCCTCCTCAGATCTTAGCCTCCTGTTGGGCCCCTCTTTTCAGAGCCAACATTCTTTCCAACCCCTGGAGCCCAAACCAGACCTCACTCCATCCACAG CTGGGGCCTTCTCTGCACTTGGGGCCTTCCATCCCGACCATAGGGCAGAAAGGCCATTCCCTGAGGAAGATCCTGGACCCGACGGGGAGGGCCTCCTAAAGCAAGGGCTGCCGCCTGCTCAGCTGGAGGGCCTCAAGAATTTTTTGCACCAG TTGCTGGAGACAGTGTCCCAGAACAATGAGAACCCTGCTGTCGATCTGTTGCCCCCTAAGTCTG GTCCTCTGACTGTCCCATCTTGGGAGGAAGCCCCTCAAGTGCCACGTATTCCACCCCCTGTCCACAAAACCAAAGTTCCCTTAGCCATGGCATCCAGTCTTTTCCGGGTCCAGGAGCTTCCCTCCTCCCATTCACAAGGCAGTGGTCCCAGCAGTGGTTCCCCAGAGAGAG GTGGAGATGGGCTCGCATTCCCAAGGCAGCTGATGGAGGTGTCTCAATTGTTGCGACTCTACCAGGCTCGGGGCTGGGGGGCTCTGCCTGCTGAGGATCTCCTGCTCTACCTGAAGAGGCTGGAACACAGCGG GACTGATGGCCAAGGGGATAATGTCCCCAGAAGGAACATAGAATCCCGCTTGGGTGAGATCCCCCGAAAAGAG
- the LOC105473835 gene encoding centrobin isoform X2 has product MATSADSPSSPLGAEDLLSDSSEPPGLNQVSSEVTSQLYASLRLSRQAEARAQLYLPTTSPPHEGLDGLAQELSRSLSVGLENNLKKKDGSKHIFEMESVRGQLQTMLQTSRDTAYRDPLIPGAGSERREEDSFDSDSTATLLNTRPLQDLSPSSSAQALEELFPRYTSLRPGPPLNPPDCQGLRDALDSEHTRRKHCERHIQSLQTRVLELQQQLAVAVAADRKKDTMIEQLDKTLARVVEGWNRHEAERTEVLRGLQEERQAAELTRSKQQETVTRLEQSLSEAMEALNREQESARLQQRERETLEEERQALTLSLEAEQQRCCALQEERDAARAGQLSEHCELETLRAAIEEERQTWAQQEHQLKEHYQALQEENQAQLEREKEKSQREAQAAWEAQHQLALVQSEVRRLEGELDTARRERDALQLEMSLVQARYESQRIQLESELAVQLEQRVTERLAQAQESSLRQAASLREHHRKQLQDLSGQHQQELASQLAQFKVEMAEREERQQQVAEDYELRLAREQARVRELQNGNQQLEEQRVELVERLQAMLQAHWDEANQLLSTTLPPPNPSAPPAGPSSPGPQEPEKEERRVWTMPPVAVALKPVLQQSREARDELPGAPPVLCSSSSDLSLLLGPSFQSQHSFQPLEPKPDLTPSTAGAFSALGAFHPDHRAERPFPEEDPGPDGEGLLKQGLPPAQLEGLKNFLHQLLETVSQNNENPAVDLLPPKSGPLTVPSWEEAPQVPRIPPPVHKTKVPLAMASSLFRVQELPSSHSQGSGPSSGSPERGGDGLAFPRQLMEVSQLLRLYQARGWGALPAEDLLLYLKRLEHSGTDGQGDNVPRRNIESRLDSLPICPSPPCYSPQD; this is encoded by the exons ATGGCAACATCAGCTGACAGCCCCAGTTCACCCCTCGGGGCGGAGGATCTCCTGAGTGATTCCTCAGAACCCCCTGGGCTCAACCAAGTGTCGTCTGAAGTGACCTCCCAGCTCTATGCTTCTTTGCGCCTCAGCCGGCAGGCGGAGGCCCGAGCCCAACTGTATTTACCCACCACCTCCCCGCCTCATGAAGGGTTAGACGGCTTAGCCCAAGAATTGAGTCGAAGCTTGTCAGTCGGATTGGAAAACAACTTGAAGAAAAAG GATGGTTCTAAGCATATCTTTGAGATGGAAAGTGTTCGGGGTCAGCTCCAGACCATGCTCCAAACCTCACGTGATACAGCCTATC GGGATCCCCTCATTCCTGGCGCTGGCTCAGAGAGACGGGAAGAGGACTCCTTTGACAGTGATAGCACAGCCACCTTGCTCAA CACCCGGCCCCTGCAAGACTTGTCTCCATCTAGCTCAGCCCAAGCCCTGGAGGAGCTGTTTCCCCGTTACACCAGCCTTCGGCCAGGGCCTCCACTCAATCCCCCAGATTGTCAGGGGCTGAGAGATGCATTGGATTCAGAGCATACCCGCCGCAAG CATTGTGAGCGCCATATTCAGAGCCTGCAGACCCGAGTGTTAGAGCTACAGCAACAATTAGCCGTGGCTGTGGCTGCTGACCGCAAGAAAGATACCATGATTGAGCAACTAGACAAG ACCCTGGCCCGTGTGGTGGAAGGCTGGAACCGGCATGAGGCTGAGCGGACAGAGGTTCTCAGGGGACTTCAAGAGGAACGCCAGGCAGCAGAGCTCACCAGAAGCaagcagcaggag ACAGTAACCCGCCTGGAACAAAGCCTTTCTGAGGCCATGGAGGCCCTGAATCGTGAGCAGGAAAGTGCCAGACTGCAGCAACGGGAAAGAGAGACATTG GAGGAGGAAAGGCAAGCTCTGACCCTGAGCTTGGAGGCAGAACAGCAGCGGTGCTGTGCCCTGCAGGAAGAGCGGGATGCAGCTCGggctgggcaactgagtgagcaTTGTGAGTTAGAGACTCTTCGGGCTGCCATAGAAGAAGAACGGCAGACCTGGGCCCAGCAAGAGCACCAGCTTAAGGAACACTACCAGGCGCTGCAGGAGGAGAACCAGGCTCAGTTGGAAAGGGAGAAG GAGAAGAGCCAGAGGGAAGCCCAGGCCGCCTGGGAGGCCCAGCACCAGTTGGCGCTGGTGCAGTCTGAGGTGCGGCGGCTGGAAGGAGAGCTGGATACAGCTCGGAGAGAGAGAGACGCCCTGCAGCTGGAAATGAGCTTGGTGCAG GCCCGGTATGAAAGCCAGCGGATCCAGCTGGAGTCAGAGCTGGCTGTGCAGCTGGAGCAGCGGGTGACAGAGCGGCTGGCGCAGGCTCAGGAGAGCAGCCTACGGCAAGCAGCCTCCCTCAGGGAACATCACAG GAAGCAGCTGCAGGACCTGAGTGGACAGCACCAGCAGGAGCTGGCCAGTCAGCTAGCTCAGTTCAAGGTGGAAATGGCAGAGCGAGAGGAGCGACAACAGCAGGTGGCTGAGGACTACGAGCTCAG aCTGGCCCGGGAGCAAGCGCGAGTGCGCGAACTGCAGAATGGGAACCAGCAGCTGGAGGAGCAGCGGGTGGAGCTGGTGGAAAGACTGCAGGCCATGCTGCAGGCCCACTGGGATGAGGCCAACCAGCTGCTCAGCACTACTCTCCCACCGCCCAACCCTTCA GCTCCTCCTGCTGGACCCTCCAGCCCCGGGCCTCAGGAaccagagaaggaggagaggagggtctGGACTATGCCTCCTGTGGCTGTGGCCCTGAAGCCTGTATTGCAGCAGAGCCGGGAAGCAAGGGACGAGCTACCTGGAGCACCTCCTGTTCTTTGCAGTTCCTCCTCAGATCTTAGCCTCCTGTTGGGCCCCTCTTTTCAGAGCCAACATTCTTTCCAACCCCTGGAGCCCAAACCAGACCTCACTCCATCCACAG CTGGGGCCTTCTCTGCACTTGGGGCCTTCCATCCCGACCATAGGGCAGAAAGGCCATTCCCTGAGGAAGATCCTGGACCCGACGGGGAGGGCCTCCTAAAGCAAGGGCTGCCGCCTGCTCAGCTGGAGGGCCTCAAGAATTTTTTGCACCAG TTGCTGGAGACAGTGTCCCAGAACAATGAGAACCCTGCTGTCGATCTGTTGCCCCCTAAGTCTG GTCCTCTGACTGTCCCATCTTGGGAGGAAGCCCCTCAAGTGCCACGTATTCCACCCCCTGTCCACAAAACCAAAGTTCCCTTAGCCATGGCATCCAGTCTTTTCCGGGTCCAGGAGCTTCCCTCCTCCCATTCACAAGGCAGTGGTCCCAGCAGTGGTTCCCCAGAGAGAG GTGGAGATGGGCTCGCATTCCCAAGGCAGCTGATGGAGGTGTCTCAATTGTTGCGACTCTACCAGGCTCGGGGCTGGGGGGCTCTGCCTGCTGAGGATCTCCTGCTCTACCTGAAGAGGCTGGAACACAGCGG GACTGATGGCCAAGGGGATAATGTCCCCAGAAGGAACATAGAATCCCGCTTGG ATTCCCTCCCAATCTGTCCCTCGCCGCCTTGCTACAGCCCCCAAGACTGA
- the LOC105473835 gene encoding centrobin isoform X4, translating to MVLSISLRWKVFGVSSRPCSKPHVIQPIVRDPLIPGAGSERREEDSFDSDSTATLLNTRPLQDLSPSSSAQALEELFPRYTSLRPGPPLNPPDCQGLRDALDSEHTRRKHCERHIQSLQTRVLELQQQLAVAVAADRKKDTMIEQLDKTLARVVEGWNRHEAERTEVLRGLQEERQAAELTRSKQQETVTRLEQSLSEAMEALNREQESARLQQRERETLEEERQALTLSLEAEQQRCCALQEERDAARAGQLSEHCELETLRAAIEEERQTWAQQEHQLKEHYQALQEENQAQLEREKEKSQREAQAAWEAQHQLALVQSEVRRLEGELDTARRERDALQLEMSLVQARYESQRIQLESELAVQLEQRVTERLAQAQESSLRQAASLREHHRKQLQDLSGQHQQELASQLAQFKVEMAEREERQQQVAEDYELRLAREQARVRELQNGNQQLEEQRVELVERLQAMLQAHWDEANQLLSTTLPPPNPSAPPAGPSSPGPQEPEKEERRVWTMPPVAVALKPVLQQSREARDELPGAPPVLCSSSSDLSLLLGPSFQSQHSFQPLEPKPDLTPSTAGAFSALGAFHPDHRAERPFPEEDPGPDGEGLLKQGLPPAQLEGLKNFLHQLLETVSQNNENPAVDLLPPKSGPLTVPSWEEAPQVPRIPPPVHKTKVPLAMASSLFRVQELPSSHSQGSGPSSGSPERGGDGLAFPRQLMEVSQLLRLYQARGWGALPAEDLLLYLKRLEHSGTDGQGDNVPRRNIESRLGEIPRKEIPSQSVPRRLATAPKTEKPPARKKSGHHAPSSMRSRGGVWR from the exons ATGGTTCTAAGCATATCTTTGAGATGGAAAGTGTTCGGGGTCAGCTCCAGACCATGCTCCAAACCTCACGTGATACAGCCTATCGTGA GGGATCCCCTCATTCCTGGCGCTGGCTCAGAGAGACGGGAAGAGGACTCCTTTGACAGTGATAGCACAGCCACCTTGCTCAA CACCCGGCCCCTGCAAGACTTGTCTCCATCTAGCTCAGCCCAAGCCCTGGAGGAGCTGTTTCCCCGTTACACCAGCCTTCGGCCAGGGCCTCCACTCAATCCCCCAGATTGTCAGGGGCTGAGAGATGCATTGGATTCAGAGCATACCCGCCGCAAG CATTGTGAGCGCCATATTCAGAGCCTGCAGACCCGAGTGTTAGAGCTACAGCAACAATTAGCCGTGGCTGTGGCTGCTGACCGCAAGAAAGATACCATGATTGAGCAACTAGACAAG ACCCTGGCCCGTGTGGTGGAAGGCTGGAACCGGCATGAGGCTGAGCGGACAGAGGTTCTCAGGGGACTTCAAGAGGAACGCCAGGCAGCAGAGCTCACCAGAAGCaagcagcaggag ACAGTAACCCGCCTGGAACAAAGCCTTTCTGAGGCCATGGAGGCCCTGAATCGTGAGCAGGAAAGTGCCAGACTGCAGCAACGGGAAAGAGAGACATTG GAGGAGGAAAGGCAAGCTCTGACCCTGAGCTTGGAGGCAGAACAGCAGCGGTGCTGTGCCCTGCAGGAAGAGCGGGATGCAGCTCGggctgggcaactgagtgagcaTTGTGAGTTAGAGACTCTTCGGGCTGCCATAGAAGAAGAACGGCAGACCTGGGCCCAGCAAGAGCACCAGCTTAAGGAACACTACCAGGCGCTGCAGGAGGAGAACCAGGCTCAGTTGGAAAGGGAGAAG GAGAAGAGCCAGAGGGAAGCCCAGGCCGCCTGGGAGGCCCAGCACCAGTTGGCGCTGGTGCAGTCTGAGGTGCGGCGGCTGGAAGGAGAGCTGGATACAGCTCGGAGAGAGAGAGACGCCCTGCAGCTGGAAATGAGCTTGGTGCAG GCCCGGTATGAAAGCCAGCGGATCCAGCTGGAGTCAGAGCTGGCTGTGCAGCTGGAGCAGCGGGTGACAGAGCGGCTGGCGCAGGCTCAGGAGAGCAGCCTACGGCAAGCAGCCTCCCTCAGGGAACATCACAG GAAGCAGCTGCAGGACCTGAGTGGACAGCACCAGCAGGAGCTGGCCAGTCAGCTAGCTCAGTTCAAGGTGGAAATGGCAGAGCGAGAGGAGCGACAACAGCAGGTGGCTGAGGACTACGAGCTCAG aCTGGCCCGGGAGCAAGCGCGAGTGCGCGAACTGCAGAATGGGAACCAGCAGCTGGAGGAGCAGCGGGTGGAGCTGGTGGAAAGACTGCAGGCCATGCTGCAGGCCCACTGGGATGAGGCCAACCAGCTGCTCAGCACTACTCTCCCACCGCCCAACCCTTCA GCTCCTCCTGCTGGACCCTCCAGCCCCGGGCCTCAGGAaccagagaaggaggagaggagggtctGGACTATGCCTCCTGTGGCTGTGGCCCTGAAGCCTGTATTGCAGCAGAGCCGGGAAGCAAGGGACGAGCTACCTGGAGCACCTCCTGTTCTTTGCAGTTCCTCCTCAGATCTTAGCCTCCTGTTGGGCCCCTCTTTTCAGAGCCAACATTCTTTCCAACCCCTGGAGCCCAAACCAGACCTCACTCCATCCACAG CTGGGGCCTTCTCTGCACTTGGGGCCTTCCATCCCGACCATAGGGCAGAAAGGCCATTCCCTGAGGAAGATCCTGGACCCGACGGGGAGGGCCTCCTAAAGCAAGGGCTGCCGCCTGCTCAGCTGGAGGGCCTCAAGAATTTTTTGCACCAG TTGCTGGAGACAGTGTCCCAGAACAATGAGAACCCTGCTGTCGATCTGTTGCCCCCTAAGTCTG GTCCTCTGACTGTCCCATCTTGGGAGGAAGCCCCTCAAGTGCCACGTATTCCACCCCCTGTCCACAAAACCAAAGTTCCCTTAGCCATGGCATCCAGTCTTTTCCGGGTCCAGGAGCTTCCCTCCTCCCATTCACAAGGCAGTGGTCCCAGCAGTGGTTCCCCAGAGAGAG GTGGAGATGGGCTCGCATTCCCAAGGCAGCTGATGGAGGTGTCTCAATTGTTGCGACTCTACCAGGCTCGGGGCTGGGGGGCTCTGCCTGCTGAGGATCTCCTGCTCTACCTGAAGAGGCTGGAACACAGCGG GACTGATGGCCAAGGGGATAATGTCCCCAGAAGGAACATAGAATCCCGCTTGGGTGAGATCCCCCGAAAAGAG ATTCCCTCCCAATCTGTCCCTCGCCGCCTTGCTACAGCCCCCAAGACTGAAAAACCTCCCGCACGGAAGAAAAGTGGGCACCATGCCCCGAGTAGTATGAGGAGCCGGGGGGGAGTCTGGAGATGA